The Rhinopithecus roxellana isolate Shanxi Qingling chromosome 13, ASM756505v1, whole genome shotgun sequence genome contains a region encoding:
- the LOC104655784 gene encoding uncharacterized protein LOC104655784, with product MGAGEAKGERGSSRPGQAELLQRQQPPCPADLIYAACSTSTAGWREAGGSCRVGGLCGGLARVGWLRGLRRPALSTLDSNTAGSRERPRPFSTGDSGPAAAPHLPAAEMPGQGWTCEGWRSNLSL from the coding sequence ATGGGTGCTGGGGAAGCGAAAGGAGAAAGGGGGAGTTCCCGCCCCGGGCAAGCTGAGCTGCTGCAGCGACAGCAGCCTCCATGCCCCGCGGACTTGATTTATGCCGCCTGCTCCACGTCAACTGCAGGCTGGCGGGAGGCGGGCGGGTCGTGCCGGGTGGGAGGGCTCTGCGGAGGGCTGGCGCGGGTGGGCTGGCTTCGGGGACTGCGGCGGCCCGCGCTCAGCACCCTGGATAGCAATACCGCGGGCTCGCGCGAGCGCCCTCGACCTTTCAGCACCGGGGACAGCGGTCCGGCCGCAGCGCCGCATCTGCCTGCGGCAGAAATGCCTGGCCAGGGCTGGACGTGCGAGGGCTGGAGATCAAATTTGTCTCTCTGA